Proteins from one Vibrio coralliirubri genomic window:
- a CDS encoding ROK family protein: protein MLTPIKQLQLELTPGQKKLLAVCRQHSSVPRAKIVEKTGLRSGSVTSISKELLAMNMIKEGPREKVGRGQPIIPLQLNPYAAFSFGIAFHIHRIEVALANFCGEVIDTETIDYAEDAPIIDVLKNIKAQVDLLVDKHKIQNARILGIGVSMPGPSEGDGKSIRTIIQMEHWRGVDLASIFGDVFEWPVWIDNDCNVAVVGEFYSGQWSEVKNMVLFELGHGVGGGVIINRKLYRGSRHNAGEIGTYFNLLGEENKPTIRGLLDQLVASGLEVDGPEDIPGLDNPVVSKWVRFAAAQLKPMLVVTLGWFDPDCIVIGGSCPQHISQAIIDEVALDKVWEEAERSYAMAQFSPSKIGPSLNTYGACMFPVFRTLGI, encoded by the coding sequence ATGTTAACTCCGATAAAACAATTACAATTAGAATTAACTCCAGGTCAGAAGAAATTACTGGCGGTTTGTCGACAGCATAGCTCGGTTCCACGCGCCAAGATTGTTGAAAAAACAGGTTTGCGTAGTGGCTCTGTAACCAGTATTTCTAAAGAGTTACTGGCAATGAACATGATTAAAGAAGGACCAAGAGAAAAAGTCGGTCGTGGCCAACCGATCATTCCGTTGCAGTTGAATCCATACGCAGCATTTTCATTTGGTATCGCTTTCCATATTCACCGAATTGAAGTCGCTTTGGCAAATTTCTGCGGTGAAGTGATTGATACTGAAACCATCGATTACGCCGAAGATGCGCCAATTATAGATGTACTTAAGAACATTAAGGCTCAAGTCGACTTATTGGTGGATAAGCACAAAATCCAAAATGCACGCATCTTAGGGATTGGTGTTTCTATGCCAGGGCCTTCTGAAGGCGATGGTAAGTCGATTCGTACTATTATTCAGATGGAACATTGGCGTGGGGTCGACTTAGCAAGCATCTTTGGTGATGTATTTGAATGGCCAGTCTGGATCGATAACGACTGTAATGTTGCTGTTGTTGGTGAGTTTTATTCTGGTCAGTGGTCAGAAGTAAAAAACATGGTGCTGTTTGAGTTAGGTCATGGTGTGGGTGGCGGTGTGATCATCAATCGCAAACTTTACCGTGGCAGTCGGCATAATGCGGGTGAAATCGGCACATATTTCAATCTGCTTGGCGAAGAGAATAAGCCCACTATTCGTGGCTTATTGGATCAATTGGTGGCATCAGGACTGGAAGTGGATGGTCCTGAAGATATTCCAGGATTAGATAACCCTGTGGTCTCAAAATGGGTGCGTTTTGCCGCTGCTCAGCTTAAGCCCATGTTAGTTGTCACTTTAGGTTGGTTCGACCCAGATTGTATAGTTATTGGTGGTTCTTGCCCTCAACATATCAGTCAAGCCATTATTGATGAAGTCGCATTAGATAAGGTTTGGGAGGAAGCTGAACGCTCATATGCAATGGCTCAATTCTCGCCTTCAAAAATTGGACCGTCGCTAAATACCTATGGGGCATGTATGTTCCCAGTATTTCGCACGCTAGGTATTTAA
- a CDS encoding DUF1868 domain-containing protein — MKYAPSVGVKFHEDGSVRTFPGNTFICHLDQSLPLIDELRWAQDQLKSMNCGNKFSFLPISSMHMTVFEGVCDQIREAHKWTTKLNLDAELSATTDLFATEASQIGAQGGFEMMFDYVYNCPIGGTAIRIKPANEQSTQALKQCREALKAATGINMPDFDDYHFHITLSYRVIELEEQDKIELQQTAKRIGERIAQSFGSLIHGPVEFCTFQDMFKFTPVIKLS, encoded by the coding sequence ATGAAGTATGCACCAAGTGTAGGTGTTAAATTCCATGAAGATGGAAGTGTTAGAACATTTCCAGGTAACACGTTTATCTGTCATTTAGATCAATCGCTCCCTTTGATTGACGAGTTACGTTGGGCGCAAGACCAACTTAAGTCGATGAATTGTGGTAATAAATTTTCATTTTTGCCTATTTCAAGTATGCACATGACGGTATTTGAAGGGGTTTGTGATCAAATTCGTGAAGCTCATAAATGGACGACGAAACTCAACCTAGACGCTGAACTATCGGCAACTACCGACTTGTTTGCGACAGAAGCAAGCCAGATAGGCGCTCAAGGTGGTTTTGAAATGATGTTCGACTACGTTTACAATTGCCCTATTGGCGGTACTGCTATTCGTATTAAACCAGCTAACGAGCAGTCTACTCAAGCACTTAAGCAGTGTCGTGAAGCGTTAAAAGCAGCCACAGGTATCAATATGCCTGATTTCGATGACTATCACTTTCATATTACGCTGAGCTATCGCGTTATAGAGTTGGAAGAGCAAGATAAAATTGAATTACAACAGACTGCGAAGCGCATTGGTGAGCGTATCGCTCAATCGTTTGGCTCTTTGATTCATGGTCCTGTAGAGTTTTGTACTTTCCAAGACATGTTCAAATTTACTCCTGTCATCAAACTATCGTAG
- a CDS encoding carbohydrate porin yields MKYLSLPFCLAPLFLSSLANASQPYSDTLTGDWGGERSRIKDSGLSLDAEYTNVYQSAVSGSPSNSNEFTHRFDLLAGLDTENAGLWNNGTFRTQLIYLNGDANDFGFSSLSVPNSAHYSDSSSPFFSSLYYTHKSDDNTNLLVGKIDAFELLRNAPFYGGATRHGFMNIAFSAPPSGVTPPSFIGGILNHTIGDTRITAMIYDPRDRYDDNLGFNDWFDDGVNFSLGATHSFKLFDRSSTFGMSGTYSTEEGVDYSSLGETAKYKYNIRAQATHNIYENNDDTIAVYLRAAAADGNPNIIDGTFVGGLGGNAFFFDRPQDQWGAGYYYYNLSNALQNSISDLPLGAELKDEQGFEIYYAFQATPWLTFTADAQYVTPAVSTQSKVALFGLRTNIVF; encoded by the coding sequence ATGAAATATTTATCATTACCCTTTTGTTTAGCTCCACTCTTTTTATCGTCTTTAGCTAATGCAAGCCAGCCATACTCAGATACATTAACCGGTGATTGGGGAGGTGAACGCAGTCGCATTAAAGACAGCGGACTCTCGCTCGATGCTGAATACACCAACGTTTACCAATCGGCAGTTTCTGGCTCACCATCAAATTCAAATGAATTCACGCACCGTTTTGATTTATTGGCTGGGCTTGATACTGAAAATGCTGGCCTATGGAATAACGGCACCTTTCGCACCCAGTTGATCTATCTAAACGGTGATGCCAACGACTTTGGCTTCTCCAGTTTGTCAGTACCTAATTCAGCCCATTACTCAGACAGCAGCAGCCCTTTCTTTTCATCCTTGTATTACACACACAAGTCTGATGACAACACCAACCTCCTTGTTGGCAAGATCGACGCGTTTGAGCTACTACGAAATGCACCATTTTACGGTGGTGCAACTCGTCATGGATTCATGAACATTGCCTTCTCTGCTCCACCAAGTGGCGTGACTCCCCCATCATTTATTGGCGGCATCCTGAACCACACCATCGGCGATACGCGAATCACAGCGATGATTTATGATCCAAGAGATCGATACGATGACAATTTAGGGTTCAATGATTGGTTTGATGATGGCGTGAACTTCTCATTAGGTGCAACTCACTCATTCAAACTGTTCGATAGAAGTTCTACGTTTGGTATGTCTGGTACATACAGCACTGAAGAAGGAGTGGATTACTCGTCTTTGGGTGAGACCGCTAAATATAAGTACAACATTCGTGCTCAAGCGACACACAATATCTACGAGAACAATGACGATACTATCGCAGTCTATCTAAGAGCAGCAGCGGCAGACGGTAATCCAAATATCATAGATGGAACGTTTGTTGGCGGCCTTGGAGGCAACGCTTTCTTCTTCGACAGACCTCAAGATCAATGGGGCGCGGGCTACTATTACTACAACTTGTCTAATGCGTTACAAAACAGCATTAGCGATTTGCCACTCGGAGCAGAATTAAAAGACGAGCAAGGTTTTGAGATCTACTACGCGTTCCAAGCGACGCCATGGTTAACCTTTACCGCGGATGCGCAATACGTTACACCCGCAGTCAGCACTCAAAGCAAAGTCGCGTTGTTTGGCCTAAGAACGAATATCGTTTTCTAG
- a CDS encoding amidohydrolase — MKKLLLSTVIAGLVATPAFAETSTSPITLYVSNDIITLSDQDHSNVNAIAVQDGKILDLGDQKTLTTKYQSKDGFTIDKSFEDRVLTPGFVEPHVHLWLMALLIGTDFITPADWDLPWGNVEGVIGHDNYLARLTELESGLAEGEPLVSWGYHHYFHGNEMSRELLNNISEDRPIIIWHRSFHELFFNDAAMEMLGWSEKDWTGEGHAYTQLDWERGHAYEAGGKLILNDVMSFWVNSGIFATGMERTKDYIHSGGITTAIDPGVVATPEMFEQVVDILEDGNFPMDYWLMPAGNFTYMMAENDPAKGKAIAEGLTQHPSYQGEQIKWLPKFVKLFSDGAMYSQLMQLKDGYTDGHSGEWLQQPEDLEASMRPYWEDDYTIVIHANGDLGFETALNIVDKLNKEKGRDDHRTSFHHLGITDKDDIPKAVELGANFSVNPYYTHILAELYSEQGIGQERAEVMARGRSFIDAGGILSLHSDSPMAPAQPLGLVWAAVNRIGLSGKTVMGPQERITVDEAMRAITIDAAYTARLENEVGTIDIGKTANFTVLDDNPYTVKPEDINKIKVEATIYQGIPAPVKNSNSGLAMTEQNMKVVNVINRYHNAHGHHHHHDHDHDVCATSLYFQHALTAIQQQ, encoded by the coding sequence ATGAAAAAGCTACTTCTCTCAACGGTTATTGCTGGCCTAGTCGCCACACCTGCTTTCGCCGAAACCTCTACTAGCCCTATCACGCTCTATGTATCGAACGACATCATTACTCTTTCAGATCAAGATCATAGCAACGTAAACGCTATCGCAGTCCAAGACGGTAAAATCCTCGACCTTGGCGATCAAAAAACGCTCACCACTAAGTACCAATCTAAAGATGGTTTTACGATTGATAAATCATTTGAAGATCGCGTTCTTACACCGGGCTTTGTTGAACCTCACGTTCACCTTTGGCTGATGGCGTTATTGATCGGCACAGACTTTATTACTCCTGCTGATTGGGATTTACCGTGGGGTAACGTTGAAGGCGTAATAGGCCATGATAACTACTTAGCCCGTTTAACAGAGTTAGAAAGTGGACTGGCTGAAGGCGAACCATTGGTAAGCTGGGGCTACCATCACTACTTCCACGGCAATGAAATGAGCCGCGAGTTGCTGAATAACATCTCTGAAGATCGACCAATTATCATTTGGCATCGCAGCTTCCACGAATTGTTCTTCAACGATGCAGCGATGGAGATGCTAGGTTGGTCTGAAAAAGACTGGACTGGTGAAGGCCATGCATATACTCAGTTGGACTGGGAACGAGGCCATGCTTATGAAGCTGGCGGCAAACTCATTCTCAATGATGTAATGAGCTTCTGGGTAAATAGCGGCATTTTTGCAACGGGGATGGAGCGAACCAAAGATTACATCCACTCTGGTGGTATCACTACCGCGATTGACCCAGGTGTTGTTGCAACACCAGAGATGTTCGAACAAGTAGTCGACATTCTTGAAGACGGTAACTTCCCAATGGATTACTGGTTAATGCCAGCCGGTAACTTTACCTACATGATGGCAGAAAACGACCCAGCTAAAGGTAAAGCGATTGCCGAAGGTTTGACTCAACACCCGTCTTATCAAGGTGAACAGATCAAATGGCTACCAAAATTCGTTAAGTTGTTCTCAGACGGCGCAATGTATAGCCAATTAATGCAACTCAAAGATGGTTACACCGATGGTCACTCAGGTGAATGGTTACAACAACCTGAAGATCTTGAAGCAAGTATGCGTCCTTACTGGGAAGACGACTACACGATTGTTATCCATGCCAATGGTGATCTAGGCTTTGAGACTGCCCTGAACATTGTCGACAAGCTCAACAAAGAGAAAGGCAGAGACGATCACAGAACCAGCTTCCATCACCTAGGTATTACCGATAAAGACGACATCCCTAAAGCCGTTGAACTTGGCGCAAACTTTAGTGTAAACCCTTACTACACACATATTCTGGCTGAGCTTTACTCTGAACAAGGTATCGGTCAAGAGCGTGCAGAAGTGATGGCGCGTGGACGTTCATTCATCGATGCGGGTGGTATTTTATCATTGCACTCAGATTCACCAATGGCACCAGCGCAACCACTAGGGTTAGTTTGGGCTGCTGTAAACAGAATCGGTCTGTCTGGCAAAACGGTAATGGGACCTCAAGAGCGCATTACGGTTGATGAAGCAATGCGCGCAATCACGATTGATGCAGCATACACAGCACGTCTAGAAAATGAAGTTGGTACCATTGATATCGGTAAAACCGCTAACTTTACGGTACTCGACGACAACCCATACACGGTAAAACCTGAAGACATCAACAAGATAAAAGTTGAAGCAACGATTTACCAAGGTATCCCTGCTCCTGTAAAAAACAGTAACTCTGGTTTAGCCATGACTGAGCAAAATATGAAAGTTGTGAATGTAATCAACAGATACCACAACGCTCACGGTCATCACCACCATCATGATCATGACCACGATGTGTGTGCGACAAGCTTGTACTTCCAACATGCTCTTACGGCGATTCAACAGCAATAA
- a CDS encoding LysR family transcriptional regulator, translating into MFSYEHLNSFCATYDEQSYSKAARAIGKDRTTIREQVKALEDSYRTILFTIEGKKAVPTSFARSIYKQSKLLVQNSERLHLRMMNAYQQELTRLDFYHDTLMPNDLVVEIEQHVLKAHPDMVLNWLHRNRDEILVDVTQAHNKVAIMQHRMENMSEYPISAIKLGDGDIAAYARVDSPLFKISEIRLEDLQLETQYISENQSKTMPEWLGVSPYFRTVSNNDMLLELVKVNGWALLPKSLATEAVNEKKLRRIEFNELLSHSAKFGLSFFYPTSFENTSVYKGLVEVLKGYATKNL; encoded by the coding sequence ATGTTTTCTTATGAACACTTAAACTCATTCTGTGCGACGTATGACGAACAGAGCTATAGCAAGGCTGCGAGAGCTATTGGTAAAGATAGAACGACCATTCGAGAACAAGTGAAAGCGCTAGAAGACAGCTATCGAACCATTTTATTTACTATTGAAGGAAAAAAGGCGGTACCTACCAGCTTTGCACGTTCTATTTATAAGCAATCAAAATTACTGGTGCAAAACAGTGAGCGATTGCATCTAAGAATGATGAATGCTTATCAACAAGAGCTGACCCGTTTAGATTTCTATCACGATACTCTGATGCCCAACGATTTAGTGGTGGAGATAGAACAGCATGTTTTGAAGGCTCACCCGGACATGGTGCTCAATTGGCTGCATCGAAATCGAGATGAGATCTTGGTTGATGTGACACAAGCGCACAACAAAGTTGCGATCATGCAGCACCGAATGGAAAACATGTCGGAATACCCCATCAGCGCCATCAAACTTGGTGACGGTGATATTGCTGCCTACGCACGGGTTGATAGTCCTCTGTTCAAAATCAGTGAGATTCGACTTGAAGATCTGCAATTAGAAACGCAGTACATCAGTGAAAACCAAAGCAAAACCATGCCAGAGTGGTTGGGCGTATCACCGTATTTTCGCACCGTTAGTAATAACGATATGTTACTGGAGTTAGTGAAAGTGAATGGCTGGGCGTTACTTCCAAAAAGCTTAGCGACCGAAGCGGTGAATGAGAAAAAGCTACGCCGAATTGAGTTCAATGAGCTGCTTTCACACAGCGCGAAGTTCGGGCTCTCATTCTTCTATCCAACGAGTTTTGAAAATACCAGTGTGTATAAAGGTTTGGTTGAAGTACTGAAAGGTTACGCAACTAAGAATTTGTAG
- a CDS encoding linear amide C-N hydrolase, with product MNKKILSTAIIATFSMGVVTAAEACTRLLWDTQDQGTFVSRTLDWSEQTDVHLVNIPKDSTYVTHLDNTNQVTSKYDVTGLTTYGQITDGMNNAGLSGNVLYDRGMNTEESTQADDLGTLTYLKHVLSQFSTVEEAVQFVEKTQPATEFVPGVPVRIALHISLQDTSGDSAIIEFRAEGPRIWHGAEYTVMTNQPDYDQHLANVERSKRGWGPQEAQYSQTNLGTGGNANPEDRFVHSSYYMGHLTEPTSVINGMVKLNSITYKIPHDAPNAPIDGVMAGYATEYAVNYHLQSGETLLRYQWGDDFTQLQYNIRDIQESGKAINFQLIQPGLIGDVTETIIKSAS from the coding sequence ATGAATAAGAAGATTCTATCTACCGCTATTATTGCTACCTTCTCTATGGGCGTTGTTACTGCCGCCGAAGCTTGCACCCGCTTACTTTGGGATACACAAGATCAAGGCACATTCGTTTCGCGTACTCTGGATTGGTCAGAACAAACGGATGTGCACCTCGTTAACATTCCAAAAGACAGCACTTACGTTACCCACTTAGATAACACTAACCAAGTGACCTCTAAATACGATGTCACTGGATTAACGACCTATGGCCAAATCACTGATGGTATGAACAACGCAGGGCTTAGTGGCAATGTTTTGTACGACCGAGGTATGAATACAGAAGAGTCAACTCAAGCTGACGATTTAGGCACGCTGACCTATCTAAAGCATGTTTTATCGCAGTTCAGTACCGTTGAAGAAGCCGTTCAATTCGTTGAAAAAACGCAGCCTGCTACTGAATTTGTACCTGGTGTTCCCGTTAGAATCGCACTGCACATTAGTCTTCAAGACACATCGGGTGATTCAGCGATTATAGAATTTAGAGCGGAAGGACCGCGAATCTGGCATGGCGCGGAATACACAGTGATGACCAACCAACCGGACTACGACCAGCACTTGGCAAACGTAGAGCGCTCTAAACGCGGTTGGGGCCCGCAAGAAGCCCAGTACTCACAAACCAACTTAGGCACAGGTGGCAACGCCAACCCAGAAGACAGATTTGTACACTCAAGCTACTACATGGGACACCTTACCGAGCCTACCAGCGTAATCAATGGCATGGTCAAGCTAAACTCGATTACTTACAAGATCCCACATGATGCGCCAAACGCGCCCATTGATGGTGTGATGGCTGGTTATGCGACAGAATACGCGGTTAACTATCACCTACAATCAGGTGAAACATTACTTCGCTACCAGTGGGGAGATGACTTCACTCAGCTTCAATACAATATACGAGATATCCAAGAATCTGGGAAAGCGATCAACTTCCAGTTAATCCAGCCAGGTTTGATTGGAGATGTGACTGAGACGATCATTAAATCTGCAAGCTAA
- a CDS encoding LysR family transcriptional regulator yields MFSYEHLLAFCTTYEASSYSAAAKKLGKDRTTIRDQVKAVEDLYGVTLFEIIGKKATPTQAADHIYQRSKVVLNNTEKLSTSLENIYMDEMLTLNIYHDISLPLNLAVKIEHALQQKCPELRVHWLHRNREEAFDSIESETNSIALMQHKNMQRFSKNIEFFSLGYGELGMYAGRRSKLPHLNALSIEDLKLDKQYVSENHFNTLPELYLISPQYHLVSNNDLLLELVKHDGWAIMSTDLAEPLVQRGELETLHIQQIANQFHFGLTLYYPVSMGNKEPLPTIKAITQAHFAP; encoded by the coding sequence ATGTTTTCCTATGAGCATCTATTGGCATTTTGCACCACGTACGAAGCATCCTCATACAGCGCTGCTGCCAAAAAGTTAGGCAAAGACCGCACCACAATACGAGACCAAGTAAAGGCCGTCGAAGACTTATATGGCGTTACGCTATTTGAAATCATCGGAAAGAAGGCAACACCGACTCAAGCGGCTGATCATATTTATCAACGCTCCAAGGTTGTGTTGAATAACACTGAGAAGCTCAGTACCTCATTAGAAAACATCTATATGGATGAGATGCTGACGCTCAATATCTATCACGACATTTCCTTGCCACTCAATTTGGCCGTCAAAATCGAGCACGCTTTACAACAAAAATGCCCAGAACTTCGTGTGCATTGGCTGCATCGTAATCGAGAGGAAGCCTTTGATAGCATTGAATCTGAAACAAACAGCATCGCACTGATGCAGCACAAAAACATGCAGCGCTTTAGTAAAAATATTGAGTTCTTCTCTTTGGGCTATGGCGAGTTAGGTATGTATGCAGGAAGAAGAAGTAAACTCCCTCACCTTAATGCGCTCTCTATTGAAGACTTAAAGTTAGACAAGCAATATGTGAGCGAAAACCATTTCAACACGCTACCAGAGCTCTATCTCATTTCCCCTCAATACCACCTAGTCAGCAATAACGACCTGTTATTAGAGTTAGTAAAACATGATGGTTGGGCGATCATGAGTACCGACCTAGCAGAGCCCTTAGTGCAGCGCGGCGAGTTAGAGACGCTCCATATACAGCAGATCGCAAACCAATTTCACTTTGGATTAACCTTATATTACCCAGTATCAATGGGTAACAAAGAACCACTACCGACCATTAAAGCGATCACTCAAGCACACTTCGCCCCATAA